In one Cloacibacillus porcorum genomic region, the following are encoded:
- the purH gene encoding bifunctional phosphoribosylaminoimidazolecarboxamide formyltransferase/IMP cyclohydrolase, translating into MEKMETRKALISVWDKTGILDLAKGLAAHGYEIVSSSGTAKHLEEGGVTVTEVVDMTGLPAILGGRVKTLHPTIMGGILARRGLAQDEEDREKFNIPLIDVVVCTLYPFEETAKSGAELDKLIEKIDIGGVSLIRAAAKNYCHVAVVTEIGDYARVLDELEKKQEFTLEFKQELALKAFRCTASYDSIIYRGLCRELGIADEVDGDKVLPLRMEQKLRYGENPHQQAALFMPPLEQRPFEQLSGKELSYNNLLDLDTLLRGCSVFQDSCACTIVKHTTPCGTARGETPIEAFKKALACDPVSAFGGIIGMTRKVDLDTAKTVTETFFEILAAPDFEEGVVEYLKEKKPNLRVLKILPGYAPKLQILGNRCGFLVQEDKLPALPRQSEGEWHGKPRPDLWEDIIFAWKTAAITKSNAIVLVKDGAAVGIGGGFTNRVDAAEYAIKLAGDKAKGSVMASDAFFPFADSVELAHKAGVIAVIEPGGSIRDNEVFEKAEELGLSLFAGGSRTFRH; encoded by the coding sequence ATGGAAAAGATGGAAACTAGAAAGGCGCTCATCTCCGTCTGGGATAAGACGGGCATACTTGATCTCGCGAAGGGGCTTGCCGCCCACGGTTATGAGATCGTATCCAGCTCCGGCACCGCCAAGCACCTCGAAGAGGGCGGCGTAACGGTCACGGAGGTCGTCGATATGACGGGGCTGCCCGCGATACTCGGCGGCAGGGTGAAGACGCTGCATCCCACGATCATGGGAGGAATACTCGCAAGACGCGGGCTCGCCCAGGATGAGGAGGACCGGGAAAAATTCAACATCCCCCTTATAGACGTCGTCGTCTGCACGCTCTACCCCTTTGAAGAGACGGCGAAGAGCGGCGCGGAGCTCGACAAGCTTATAGAAAAGATAGACATCGGCGGCGTCTCGCTGATCCGCGCCGCCGCGAAGAACTACTGCCACGTCGCGGTCGTCACCGAGATCGGCGACTACGCGCGCGTCCTTGACGAGCTTGAGAAAAAGCAGGAGTTCACGCTTGAATTCAAGCAGGAGCTCGCGCTCAAGGCCTTCCGCTGCACCGCCTCTTACGATTCGATCATCTACCGCGGCCTCTGCCGCGAGCTGGGCATCGCCGACGAGGTGGATGGCGACAAGGTGCTGCCGCTGCGTATGGAGCAGAAGCTCCGCTACGGCGAGAATCCGCACCAGCAGGCGGCGCTCTTTATGCCCCCGCTTGAGCAGCGTCCCTTTGAACAGCTATCGGGCAAGGAGCTCTCCTACAACAACCTGCTCGACCTCGACACGCTGCTTCGCGGCTGCTCCGTATTCCAGGACAGCTGCGCCTGCACGATCGTCAAGCATACGACTCCCTGCGGCACCGCCCGCGGAGAGACGCCCATCGAGGCCTTTAAAAAGGCGCTCGCCTGCGACCCCGTCTCGGCCTTCGGCGGCATCATCGGCATGACGCGCAAAGTGGACCTGGATACGGCGAAGACTGTCACCGAGACCTTCTTTGAGATACTGGCCGCCCCCGACTTCGAGGAGGGCGTCGTGGAATACCTGAAAGAAAAGAAGCCCAATCTCCGCGTCCTTAAGATACTGCCCGGCTACGCGCCGAAGCTGCAGATCCTCGGCAACCGCTGCGGCTTCCTCGTCCAGGAGGACAAGCTCCCCGCCCTGCCGCGTCAATCCGAGGGCGAGTGGCACGGTAAGCCGCGCCCGGACCTCTGGGAGGACATCATCTTCGCCTGGAAGACCGCGGCGATCACCAAGAGCAACGCCATCGTGCTCGTCAAGGACGGCGCGGCGGTGGGCATCGGCGGCGGATTCACAAACCGCGTGGACGCGGCGGAGTACGCCATCAAGCTCGCGGGAGACAAGGCCAAGGGGTCTGTAATGGCCTCCGACGCCTTCTTCCCCTTCGCGGATTCCGTCGAACTGGCCCATAAGGCCGGCGTCATCGCCGTCATCGAACCGGGCGGCTCGATCCGTGACAACGAGGTCTTTGAGAAGGCCGAAGAGCTCGGACTCAGCCTCTTTGCCGGCGGCAGCCGCACATTCAGGCATTAG
- the purN gene encoding phosphoribosylglycinamide formyltransferase: MYIPRIAILISGTGTNMEALLKASITGELPAQVSFVGSDRLEAKGLSTAAALGAQTRVFFYKRDGRAAAEEAIASAVEETHSDWIVLAGFMRVLSPEFVRRFKGRIINIHPALLPAFPGAHGILDAWNAGVPETGVTVHIVDEEVDHGPILAQEKVRRTADDTLETLEAKIHAVEHQLYKRTLKEFLEKHPVDIDQWKGEEDGKDGN; encoded by the coding sequence ATGTACATCCCGCGGATAGCGATACTCATATCGGGGACGGGAACGAACATGGAGGCGCTTTTAAAGGCCTCCATTACCGGTGAGCTGCCGGCGCAGGTCTCCTTTGTCGGCAGCGACCGGCTGGAGGCCAAGGGGCTTTCCACGGCTGCCGCACTCGGAGCGCAGACGCGGGTCTTTTTTTATAAGCGCGACGGACGCGCCGCGGCGGAAGAGGCCATCGCGTCGGCGGTCGAGGAGACGCACAGCGACTGGATAGTGCTTGCCGGCTTCATGCGCGTTCTTTCGCCCGAGTTCGTGCGCCGCTTCAAGGGGCGGATCATCAACATCCACCCCGCGCTGCTGCCGGCCTTTCCCGGCGCGCACGGCATCCTCGACGCCTGGAACGCCGGAGTTCCGGAGACGGGCGTCACCGTCCACATTGTGGACGAGGAGGTCGACCACGGCCCGATCCTCGCGCAGGAAAAGGTCCGGCGCACCGCCGACGACACGCTTGAGACGCTGGAAGCGAAGATACACGCGGTGGAACATCAGCTCTATAAACGCACTCTGAAAGAATTTCTGGAGAAACATCCGGTAGATATCGATCAATGGAAGGGTGAAGAGGATGGAAAAGATGGAAACTAG
- the purM gene encoding phosphoribosylformylglycinamidine cyclo-ligase yields the protein MSKLSYENSGVSITGGDAWVETIKGLLSKHPKDKNCVGGVGGFAGLYRIGGGQCLAACCDGVGTKLELAKATGLYKGLGQDLVAMNVNDLVTVGARPLFFLDYAACGKLDETILKQIVEGVIDACDESLCALLGGETAEMPGVYGADGFDLAGFSVGIVDEDKIIDGSNIQEGNLLVGLPSSGVHSNGYSLVRSALGKGGLDIPLDSTPKGWKESVAEAVMRPTKLYVKAALAAIKTGVVHGMAHITGGGMYGNVIRIIPKHLDIAVDFKSWERPAIFDLIQSAGIDEEEMQRVFNLGIGYVFVIDATELKRLEEALAPLGEKPVVIGEVIKCTSRG from the coding sequence ATGAGTAAGCTCAGTTACGAAAATTCTGGAGTAAGCATCACGGGCGGCGACGCCTGGGTGGAGACGATAAAGGGGCTGCTGTCAAAGCACCCTAAAGATAAGAACTGCGTCGGCGGCGTCGGCGGCTTTGCCGGACTATACCGCATCGGCGGCGGCCAGTGCCTTGCCGCCTGCTGCGACGGCGTCGGGACTAAGCTCGAGCTGGCCAAAGCGACGGGGCTCTATAAGGGGCTGGGGCAGGACCTGGTGGCGATGAACGTCAACGACCTGGTGACGGTCGGCGCCCGTCCGCTCTTCTTCCTCGATTACGCGGCCTGCGGCAAGCTTGACGAAACGATATTGAAGCAGATAGTGGAGGGCGTCATCGACGCCTGCGACGAGAGCCTCTGCGCGCTGCTCGGCGGCGAGACCGCCGAGATGCCCGGCGTCTACGGAGCCGACGGCTTTGACCTCGCCGGTTTCTCGGTCGGCATCGTCGACGAGGACAAGATCATCGACGGCAGCAATATCCAGGAGGGCAACCTTCTGGTCGGGCTCCCCAGCTCTGGAGTCCACAGCAACGGCTACAGCCTCGTGCGCAGCGCCCTTGGAAAGGGCGGGCTTGACATCCCTCTCGACAGCACCCCCAAGGGCTGGAAGGAGAGCGTCGCCGAGGCGGTGATGCGCCCGACGAAGCTCTACGTCAAGGCGGCGCTCGCCGCTATCAAGACCGGCGTCGTCCACGGGATGGCTCACATCACCGGCGGCGGCATGTACGGCAACGTCATCCGCATCATCCCCAAGCATCTGGATATCGCGGTGGACTTCAAATCATGGGAACGTCCGGCGATTTTTGACCTGATCCAGAGCGCGGGGATCGACGAAGAGGAGATGCAGCGGGTATTCAACCTCGGCATCGGCTATGTCTTCGTCATCGACGCAACGGAGCTGAAGCGGCTCGAAGAGGCGCTGGCCCCGCTTGGAGAAAAACCCGTCGTCATCGGCGAGGTCATTAAATGTACATCCCGCGGATAG